In Roseiconus lacunae, one genomic interval encodes:
- a CDS encoding acyl carrier protein: MATVEERVVDIVAEQLGVEKDKITRETSFVNDLGADSLDTVELVMELEEEFNISIPDEAAEKIQKVGEAVDFIENARGDDA; encoded by the coding sequence ATGGCTACCGTCGAAGAGCGCGTGGTCGACATCGTTGCTGAACAGCTTGGCGTCGAAAAAGACAAAATCACCCGTGAAACCTCATTCGTCAACGATTTGGGCGCCGACTCGCTCGACACCGTCGAATTGGTGATGGAACTCGAAGAAGAGTTCAACATCAGCATTCCTGACGAAGCCGCTGAGAAAATCCAAAAGGTCGGCGAAGCGGTCGACTTCATCGAAAACGCTCGAGGCGACGACGCGTAA
- the fabG gene encoding 3-oxoacyl-[acyl-carrier-protein] reductase — protein MEMSLKADLTDQVAIVTGASQGLGKAVAVALGMNGATVACLARNADKLAATVSEIEAAGGKGIAVACDVTDREATDAAIKKIAEDHGRLDILVNNAGITRDKTMRGMSDEEWDSVIATNLTSCFVCCRAAAGIMRRKKYGRIINMASISGLMGNPGQANYSASKAGMIGMTRTMSKELVNRGVTVNAVAPGFIASEMTDAIPAAILEEVKKTIPAKRVGNPEDVAAAVLFLASKDAGYISGQTIVVDGGMTG, from the coding sequence ATGGAAATGAGTCTCAAAGCCGACCTGACCGATCAGGTTGCAATCGTCACCGGTGCCTCGCAGGGGCTCGGAAAGGCAGTCGCCGTTGCCCTGGGAATGAACGGGGCGACCGTCGCTTGCTTGGCACGCAATGCCGATAAGCTGGCGGCAACGGTTAGCGAGATCGAAGCGGCCGGCGGAAAAGGCATCGCCGTGGCGTGCGACGTGACCGATCGCGAAGCGACCGACGCGGCGATCAAGAAAATCGCCGAAGACCACGGCCGCCTGGACATCCTAGTCAACAACGCCGGCATCACCCGCGACAAAACGATGCGTGGGATGAGTGACGAAGAGTGGGACAGCGTGATCGCGACCAACCTGACAAGTTGCTTCGTGTGCTGCCGTGCCGCGGCTGGCATCATGCGACGCAAGAAGTACGGCCGGATCATCAACATGGCCAGCATTTCTGGCCTGATGGGCAATCCCGGCCAAGCAAACTACTCGGCCAGCAAGGCCGGGATGATCGGCATGACGCGAACGATGAGCAAAGAACTCGTCAATCGGGGCGTGACCGTCAACGCGGTCGCACCTGGCTTCATTGCCAGTGAAATGACCGACGCGATCCCCGCCGCGATCCTTGAAGAAGTCAAAAAAACAATTCCCGCCAAACGCGTCGGAAATCCCGAGGACGTGGCCGCGGCGGTATTGTTCCTGGCCTCGAAAGACGCAGGTTATATTTCCGGCCAAACCATCGTCGTTGACGGCGGAATGACCGGCTAA